The following is a genomic window from Amycolatopsis sp. BJA-103.
TCGGCGCAACGCTGGGCCAGAAGGTCGGCAACCGCGTGCTGGCCGCGGCCGGGATGACCGTGATGGCCGCCGGATTCGGCCTGCTCGCGACGCTGTCGACCACCTCGGGTTTCCTGCTCCCGGCGATCGCGCTGTTCCTGCTCGGCGCCGGCGGCGGGCTGGCGATGCCGTCGGCGATCGCGGCGCTGATGGGCGAGGTCCCCGAGGAGCAGGCCGGTGTCGGCTCCGCGCTCAACGACACGATCCAGCAGCTCGGCGCGGCGCTCGGCATCGCGATCCTGGGCAGCATCGTGTCCAGCCTGTTCACTTCGCAGATGCCCGCTTCCGCCCCGGCGCAGGCGCGGCTCTCGATCGGTGACGCCTTTGCGACCGGCGACGGCGGCCTCATCACCGCGGCGCGCGAGTCGTTCACCTCGGCGATGTCGACGACGTTCCTCGTGAGCGCCGTGGGCGTGCTGGCCGCGGCGGTGGTCGCCTTCGTGGTGATGCGGGACAAGAAGACCGCTGCGGTCGGGACCGGCGAGAACGTCCCTGTCACGGTCTGACCCCGTGCTATGAAAGTCCCCTTCATTGCAAAATTTGCAATGAAGGGGACTTTCATAGCACTCACTAGCTACTGAGCAGGGCTTCCACGAAAGCGCCCGGTTCGAACGGGGCCAGGTCGTCCGGCCCCTCGCCGAGGCCGACCAGCTTGACCGGCACCCCGAGTTCGCGCTGCACCTGGAAGACGATGCCGCCCTTCGCGGTGCCGTCCAGTTTGGTCAGGACGATGCCGGTGACGTCGATGACCTCCGAGAACACGCGGGCCTGCATCAGCCCGTTCTGCCCGGTGGTGGCGTCGAGCACCAGCAGCACCTCGTCGACCTTCGCCTGCTTCTCGACGACTCGCTTGACCTTGCCGAGCTCGTCCATCAGGCCGGTCTTGGTGTGCAGACGGCCGGCGGTGTCGATCAGGACCGCGTCCACGCCCGCCTCGGTGCCACGTTTGACGGCGTCGAAGGCGACCGCGGCCGGGTCCGCGCCTTCCTTGCCGCGCACGACCTCCGCGCCCACCCGCTCGCCCCAGGTCTGCAGCTGGTCCGCCGCGGCGGCACGGAAGGTGTCGGCCGCGCCGAGCACGACGGTGCTCCCCTGCGCGACGAGCACCCGGGCGAGTTTGCCGGTGGTGGTCGTCTTGCCGGTGCCGTTGACCCCGGCGACCAGGACGACGGCGGGCTGCTTCGCCCCGTCGACGATGTGCGGCAACGCGCGGACGGCGCGGACCGCGTCGGTCGAGAGGGCGGCCGTCAGCACTTCCTGCAGGACCGTGCGCGCCTCCTCGGACGTCCGCACGGCGCGGCGCTTCAGTTCGTCACGGAGGCGCTCGACGATCTCGGTGGTCGTCGCGGCGCCCAGGTCCGCCATGAGCAGCGTGTCTTCGACGTCCTGCCACGAGTCCTCGTCCAGGTCGCCTGCCCCCAGGAGGCCGAGCAGGCTCTGCCCGAACACCGAACGGGACTTGCCCAGCCTGCCGCGCAGCCGCTCCAGGCGCCCGGTCGCCGGGGCGATCTCTTCCACCGGCGCGGGAGCGGCTTCCTCGGCCGGTTCGGGAAGTTCGACGTCGCGCACCGTGCGCTGCGCGGAATCCCTCGGCACCGCCGCGTCGTCCCCGACGGCGGGCTGGCCGTCCGTCTCGGGGCGGTCCTCGACCGGGTGCTCGGGTTCTTCGGCCTCTTCGGTCTTCTCACCACCGGGAGCCAGCGCGATCCCGCCGGTCGCGGTATAGCCGCCACCCTTCGGCTTCTGGCGCTCGACGGCCTCGGCAGCCTGGGATTCGTCCAGGCTGATCCGGCGGCGGCGCGCGATGAGCAGCCCGGTCACCAGTACGGCGACCAGTACCACGACGGCAACGACAACGATCCAGAACCAGGGGGTGCTCGACACGGCGCCAATCCTCGCATCCGCACACGGCCCGACGTAGACGCCCCACGGGAAGCAAGCCGATCTTGTCAAGCACCCACTGGATAGGACTCATTTCGGACAAGAAGAAACGGTGTCGCTTGCGCGGTCTCCGGCACGAGGGCTAGACCACTCCAAATGACGGTTTTCTCCGGCACTGGGGTCCGGATGATCGGACTCATCTCCGGCACTTCGATCGACGGGATCGACGTGGCGGCCGCCGAACTGCGCGCCGACGGGGACACGGTGGTGCTTTCCCCGCTCGGCCAGTTCGAGGTCCCTTATCCCGAAGCGCTTCGTGAAGCACTGCTCGGCGCCCTCCCGCCGAATCCCTGCAGCGCCGAACAACTGACGAAACTCGACACCTTGGTGGGACAGGCGTTCGGCGAGGCGGCGGCACGCGGCATCGAGGAACTGACCGGCGGCGAGGCCGACGTCGTCGCCTCACTCGGCCAGACGGTGTTCCACTGGGTCGAGGACGGCACCGCCCGCGGCACGCTGCAACTGGGGAACGCGGCGTGGATCGCCGAGCGCACCGGACTGCCTGTGGTGGCCGACCTGCGCGTGCGCGACGTCGCCGCGGGCGGGCACGGCGCACCGCTCGCCAGCACCCTGGACGCGTTGTGGCTCCGGGAAATGACGGCCTCCGGACCGGTCGCGGCGCTCAACATCGGCGGTATCGCGAACATCACCGTCGTCCCCGCAGACAATGCAGACAACGCCGACAACGCTGACGGGGACGTCCTCGCCTACGACACCGGCCCCGGGAACGCCCTGATGGACATCGCCGCGCACCGAGCCACCGGCAGGCGGGCCGATGTCGACGGGGCGCTCGCCTTGCGGGGCAACGTCCGGCCCGATCTGCTGGCGAAGCTCCTGCTCGACCCGTACTACGCGGCCGCGCCGCCGAAGTCGACCGGCAAGGAACTGTTCCACGGCGAATACCTCGACACCGCACTCGACGGGCTCCCGCCGGTCGGCGCGGAAGACCTCTTGGCGACACTGACCGAACTGACCGCGGTGACGATCGCCGCGGAATGCCGTCGCCACGGCATCGCCACGCTGATCGTCTCCGGCGGCGGCGCCGACAACCCGGCGCTGATGGCCGCGCTCGCCAGGAACCTTCCCGGCACGGCGGTGAAGACCAGCGACGACCACGGGCTGCCGCGCGCGGGCAAAGAGGCATACCTGACCATTCTGCTCGGCTGGCTGACCTGGTCCGGCGTCCCGGGGAACCTCCCGTCGGCGACCGGTGCCCGGGGCGACCGGCTGCTCGGCAGCATCACCCCGGGCGCGGGCCCCCTGCGGCTCCCCGCCCCGCATACCTCAACCGTGACCCGCCTACGGGTGGCGGCGACGACCGGCGAGCGATAGGAGATACGGATGCGCGCACTTGACCTCGCGATCATCGGGCTTTTTCTGGTCGGCATGCCCCTGCTGGGCGTCTGGATCGGCGGTAAACAGAAATCCGGCTCGGACTACTTCGTCGGCGAAGGCAAGATCTCCTGGTGGGTGGCCTGCCTTTCGGTGGTCTCCGCGGAGACTTCCACCCTCACCGTGCTTTCCGTGCCGACGGTGGCCTACATCGCCGCCCCCGGAGACGGCGGGATGACGTACCTCGCACTGGCGATCGGCTACATCGCGGGCCGGATCGTGGTGTCGATGGTGCTGCTGCCGCGCTACGTGGCGGGCAACCTGGTCACCGCGTACGCCTTCCTGGGGAAACGGTTCGGCAGCGGACTGCAGGGCACCGCGTCGGTGACCTTCCTGCTCACCCGCACGCTGGCCGACGGGATCCGGCTGTTCGCCACCGCGATCCCGATCAAGGTGGTGATGGCGGCCTACGGCCTGACCGTCTCGTACTGGACCATCGTGATCGGGCTCGGGATCGCCATGGTGCTCTACAGCTTCTTCGGCGGGGTCCGCGCGGTCGTCTGGGTCGACGCGATCCAGATGCTCTGGTACATCCTCGGCGCGGTCGTGGTGATCTGGGCGATCTCCAGCAGGCTGCCCGACGGCTGGTTCGGCAAGGCCGTCGACGCCAACAAGTTCCAGATCTTCGACTTCTCCTCGAACATGCTCACCGGGCAGTACGCGTTCTTCACCGCGGTGATCGGCGGCGCGGTGCTCTCGATGGCGTCGCACGGCTCGGACCAGCTGATCGTGCAACGCCTGCAGTCCACCAACGACCTGCGCGCCGCGCGGAAGGCCTTGGTCGCCAGCGGTTTCGTGGTGTTCATCCAGTTCGCGCTGTTCCTGTTCATCGGTGTCCTGCTGTGGGCGCTGTACAACGGCCTGAACCCGACCAAGCCGAAGCCGGAGGGCCTCGGGCTGGCCAACAAGGACGAACTGTTCGCGAACTTCATCGTCAACGATCTGCCGAGCGGGCTGTCGGGCTTCGTGATCGCCGGGATCCTCGCCGCCGCACTGAGTTCGTCGCTCGGCGCACTGGCCTCGTCCACGGTGACCGACGTCTACGAACGGGTGATCGGCAGGCAGCTGCCCGAAGCCGACAGGCTGCGGCACGGCCGGATCTGGACGATCGTCTGGGCGGGCGCGCTGATCCTGTGCGCGGGTTTCTTCGCCTCCTCCAACAAGACCTCGGCCGATCCGATCGTGGTGCAGGCGCTCGGCATCACCGGCTACACCTACGGCGCGCTGCTCGGCGCGTTCCTCTTGGGCCTGTTGTTCAAGCGGGCCAGGCAGGTGGACGCGATCGTGGCGTTCGTTTCGACGGTGGTCGTGATGGCGTTCATTATCCTGGGCGTCAAGTTCAACAAGCCGGACGGCAGCCTGATCGGGGTCGACTTCAGCAAGGCGTCGGGGAACACGGTGGCGCTGGCCTGGCCCTGGTACACGCTGTGCGGCGTGGTGATCACGCTCGTGGTGGGCGGGTTGCTCTCGCTGCGGCACAGCAGCGCGGACCCGCTCGCCGAAGAGGTGAAGGAGTCCTCTTCGGTTTAGGCCCCGGAATGCTATGAAAGGCCCGTTACTTGCAAATTTTGCAAGTAACGGGCCTTTCATAGCATTCCGCTAGGCAGGAACCGGGTCCTCTTCCGAGGTACGGAGCCGCTGCGAGATCACCTTGGTGATGCCGTCGCCCTGCATCGAAACGCCGTACAGGGCGTCGGCGATCTCCATGGTCGGCTTCTGGTGGGTGATGATGATCAGCTGCGAAGAGTCCCGCAGCTGCTCCAGCAGCCCGATCAGCCGTCGCATGTTGGTGTCATCGAGCGCGGCCTCGACCTCGTCCATGACGTAGAAGGGCGAAGGCCGGGCGCGGAAGATCGCCACCAGCATGCCGACGGCGACGAGCGACTTCTCACCACCGGAGAGCAGCGAGAGCCGCTTGACCTTCTTGCCCGGCGGGCGCGCTTCGACGTCGACGCCGGTGGAGAGCAGGTCGTTGGGCTGCGTGAGCACCATGCGGCCCTCGCCGCCCGGGAACAGCACGCTGAACACGGTCTCGAACTCGCGAGCGACGTCCTCGTACGCCGACTCGAAGACCTCGAGGATCTTTTCGTCGACCTGCTTGATGACGGCTTCGAGGTCCTTGCGGGTGTCCTTGAGGTCTTCGAGCTGGGTCGAGAGGAACTTGTACCGCTCCTCCAGCGCCGCGAACTCTTCCAGCGCCAGCGGGTTGACCTTGCCCAGCAGGCTCAGGTCCTTCTCCGCGCGCTTCGCCCGGCGAGCCTGGGTGTCACGGTCGAACGGCATCGGCGGCGGCTGGGTGACGTCTTCGCCGCGTTCCTTGGCGGCCTCGTACTCGGCCATCTCCCCCGCGCTCGGCGGCACGGGGATGTCCGGGCCGTACTCGGAGACGAGGTCCTCGAGGCCGATGCCGAAGTCCTCGGCGATCTTGGTTTCGAGCTGCTCCAGGCGCAACCGCTGCTCGGCGCGCAGCACCTCGTCGCGGTGCACGGCGTCGGTGAGCTTCTCCAGCTCGCCGGTCAGCTCGCGGACCTTGCTGCGGACCTGGGTCAGCGCGGTCTCCCGCGACTGCCGCTGCGCCTGCGCCTCGTCCCGCTCGTGGGCGGCGCGCTGCACGGAGACCTCGATGCGCTCCAGCGCGATCTCGCCGCCGTTGACCACCGCGTTGGCGATCTCGGCGCCGCGTTTCCTTGCCGCCCTGGACTTTTCGGCGCGTTCACGGGCCTGCCGCTCGGCGTGCGCGGCACGGCGGAGCGATTCGGCCTTGCCCTGGATGCTCCGCGCGCGCTCTTCGGCGGTGCGCAGCGCGAGCCGGGACTCCATCTCCTCCTGGCGGACCGTGCCGAGGTCTTCGGCGGCCTGATCGCGCTCGGCGGTGTCCGGATCCTCGTCGATCTCCTGATCGGCGACGGCGGCCAGCCGCTCTTCGAGCTCGGCGAGCTGCCGCAGCGCCTCTTCGCGGCTCTGCTCCACCTTGGCACGCTGGTTGCTCAGCCGGTCCATCTCGGCCTGCGCGGCACGCGCGGCCTGCTGCATCCGGTTCAGGCGCTCGGACGAGCGGGCCTTGCGGACCTTCGCGTCACCGAGCGCGTCCTTGGCCCTGCCGACCTCTTCGCGCCGGGCCTGCTGTCCGGCGCGGGCGCCTTCGAGTTCCGCAGCGGCGCGTTCCAGCGCGCGTTCGGCGGCGTGCAGCCGATCGCCCGCCTCGTCGAC
Proteins encoded in this region:
- the ftsY gene encoding signal recognition particle-docking protein FtsY, encoding MSSTPWFWIVVVAVVVLVAVLVTGLLIARRRRISLDESQAAEAVERQKPKGGGYTATGGIALAPGGEKTEEAEEPEHPVEDRPETDGQPAVGDDAAVPRDSAQRTVRDVELPEPAEEAAPAPVEEIAPATGRLERLRGRLGKSRSVFGQSLLGLLGAGDLDEDSWQDVEDTLLMADLGAATTTEIVERLRDELKRRAVRTSEEARTVLQEVLTAALSTDAVRAVRALPHIVDGAKQPAVVLVAGVNGTGKTTTTGKLARVLVAQGSTVVLGAADTFRAAAADQLQTWGERVGAEVVRGKEGADPAAVAFDAVKRGTEAGVDAVLIDTAGRLHTKTGLMDELGKVKRVVEKQAKVDEVLLVLDATTGQNGLMQARVFSEVIDVTGIVLTKLDGTAKGGIVFQVQRELGVPVKLVGLGEGPDDLAPFEPGAFVEALLSS
- a CDS encoding anhydro-N-acetylmuramic acid kinase, with product MTVFSGTGVRMIGLISGTSIDGIDVAAAELRADGDTVVLSPLGQFEVPYPEALREALLGALPPNPCSAEQLTKLDTLVGQAFGEAAARGIEELTGGEADVVASLGQTVFHWVEDGTARGTLQLGNAAWIAERTGLPVVADLRVRDVAAGGHGAPLASTLDALWLREMTASGPVAALNIGGIANITVVPADNADNADNADGDVLAYDTGPGNALMDIAAHRATGRRADVDGALALRGNVRPDLLAKLLLDPYYAAAPPKSTGKELFHGEYLDTALDGLPPVGAEDLLATLTELTAVTIAAECRRHGIATLIVSGGGADNPALMAALARNLPGTAVKTSDDHGLPRAGKEAYLTILLGWLTWSGVPGNLPSATGARGDRLLGSITPGAGPLRLPAPHTSTVTRLRVAATTGER
- a CDS encoding sodium:solute symporter, with product MRALDLAIIGLFLVGMPLLGVWIGGKQKSGSDYFVGEGKISWWVACLSVVSAETSTLTVLSVPTVAYIAAPGDGGMTYLALAIGYIAGRIVVSMVLLPRYVAGNLVTAYAFLGKRFGSGLQGTASVTFLLTRTLADGIRLFATAIPIKVVMAAYGLTVSYWTIVIGLGIAMVLYSFFGGVRAVVWVDAIQMLWYILGAVVVIWAISSRLPDGWFGKAVDANKFQIFDFSSNMLTGQYAFFTAVIGGAVLSMASHGSDQLIVQRLQSTNDLRAARKALVASGFVVFIQFALFLFIGVLLWALYNGLNPTKPKPEGLGLANKDELFANFIVNDLPSGLSGFVIAGILAAALSSSLGALASSTVTDVYERVIGRQLPEADRLRHGRIWTIVWAGALILCAGFFASSNKTSADPIVVQALGITGYTYGALLGAFLLGLLFKRARQVDAIVAFVSTVVVMAFIILGVKFNKPDGSLIGVDFSKASGNTVALAWPWYTLCGVVITLVVGGLLSLRHSSADPLAEEVKESSSV